One Cucurbita pepo subsp. pepo cultivar mu-cu-16 chromosome LG09, ASM280686v2, whole genome shotgun sequence DNA window includes the following coding sequences:
- the LOC111801640 gene encoding uncharacterized protein LOC111801640: MADRKSSSKPRGLPIMGKQRSSTAGHAGRTARANKDPNGVLDDHEASSTSAGCMCAVFHLFDFHPLNQHHHHPPPPSHPVSLNPLDHRISTGTEAPRNSLESEEESPLSCTRKQKQDALHFPKGVLQIKTKGSRNNEAKEKFSGDSPSTKTPTLVARLMGLDLLPQSNSPSTTPRTASASPLNYPILHKQQRTASRSLPETPRSSCERRSNVENYHPRLSLQIPNYDKENASPSPSPSHYAKEIVKQIKESMSRKGGLNDITNYARRDHEMVNQTKPRKVLSCSSVSPRQRVVEPKNLNKPKQKVISKAALKKSNKQEEPFVVPSRITKAAIDSPLKKTPLSDKLLSFSSVPTVVIKKNPPFSSPIKPTPMQPPPCNRDQAAGQTGDKESKRCLQSSNHQSHFPIHHHHQHVIQLPPINNINITTASAAANRRNHHDITAEVEYIRQILLRRSTTSTSVYSSVNFLENGNTHHNISITHRKLLSHLVEELLKPYIERRPYRRSAAERWAEVVEKVCEKVRKFPRAKCEVLEDIDGIIEKDMDILGIGFEEEDEGIVKDIEEWVVEELLNETVRFVSEVRVGESVVGLV, translated from the exons CTCCAAACCCAGGGGTTTGCCCATTATGGGGAAGCAGAGGTCTTCCACCGCCGGACATGCCGGAAGAACTGCCAGAGCTAATAAGGATCCAAATGGTGTTCTTGATGATCATGAAGCTTCTTCTACTTCTGCTGGCTGTATGTGCGCTGTGTTTCATCTCTTTGATTTTCATCCTTTGAATCAACACCACCATCACCCTCCTCCTCCATCACACCCTGTTTCTCTCAACCCACTTGATCATCGTATTTCCACAG GTACTGAAGCTCCAAGAAACAGTTTGGAATCAGAGGAAGAATCTCCATTATCATGTActcgaaaacaaaaacaggaTGCTCTGCATTTCCCA AAGGGTGTTcttcaaatcaaaaccaaaggATCACGAAATAATGAGGCGAAGGAGAAATTTTCCGGCGACTCTCCGAGCACCAAGACGCCGACTTTAGTGGCGAGATTAATGGGTTTGGATCTTCTTCCTCAATCAAACTCTCCTTCAACCACACCAAGAACAGCCTCTGCTTCTCCTCTTAATTACCCAATTCTTCATAAGCAGCAAAGAACAGCCTCTCGTTCCTTACCGGAAACCCCAAGAAGTTCCTGTGAAAGAAGATCAAATGTGGAAAATTATCACCCACGCCTTTCACTTCAAATCCCCAATTATGATAAAGAAAAtgcaagcccaagcccaagtcCAAGCCATTACGCTAAGGAAATTGTgaagcaaatcaaagaaagtATGAGTAGAAAAGGTGGTCTCAATGATATCACCAACTATGCAAGAAGAGATCATGAAATGGttaaccaaacaaaacccagaaaggTATTATCTTGTTCTTCGGTATCTCCGAGACAGAGAGTAGTGGAGCCGAAGAATTTGAACAAACCGAAGCAAAAAGTGATATCAAAGGCGGCGTTGAAGAAGAGTAATAAGCAAGAGGAGCCATTTGTTGTCCCCTCGAGAATCACCAAGGCCGCCATTGACAGTCCTCTTAAGAAAACTCCATTGTCGGATAAGCTTTTGAGCTTTAGCTCTGTTCCGACCGTTGTCATCAAGAAAAACCCCCCATTTTCCTCACCCATTAAACCAACTCCAATGCAG CCGCCGCCGTGCAATCGGGATCAAGCTGCAGGACAGACGGGCGATAAGGAATCAAAGCGATGCCTGCAGTCATCGAACCACCAATCCCACTTTCcaattcatcatcatcaccaaCACGTCATCCAATTACCACCCATTAATAATATCAACATCACAACCGCTTCCGCCGCCGCCAACCGCCGTAACCACCACGACATCACGGCAGAGGTGGAGTACATTAGACAAATTCTCCTCCGCCGTAGTACTACTTCCACATCAGTGTACTCCTCTGTTAATTTCCTTGAAAATGGCAACACCCAtcataatatttcaattaCCCATAGAAAATTACTCTCCCACTTGGTGGAAGAGTTGCTGAAGCCGTACATCGAGCGTAGGCCGTATCGGCGGTCGGCGGCGGAGCGGTGGGCGGAGGTGGTGGAGAAAGTATGCGAGAAAGTTAGAAAGTTCCCACGTGCGAAGTGTGAGGTGTTGGAGGACATAGATggaataattgaaaaagataTGGACATTTTGGGAATTggatttgaagaagaagatgaagggaTAGTGAAAGACATCGAGGAGTGGGTGGTGGAGGAGCTTTTGAACGAAACGGTGCGTTTTGTTTCGGAGGTTCGAGTCGGAGAGAGCGTTGTTGGTTTAGTTTAG